The segment GAATTATCTACAAAAGTTCCTTCATCTGTAGAAATATATATTCCCTCTACCGCATTAACAAAAAACCTTTTTTCCTGGTTCACTGTTATGATCCAAGTTGGTGCAAAAACTTGAACCCCATTAGATAGAGGAACGAATGTATAATAACCAAGTTGAACGCTTGTTATCTCATCCCCAGAACTTAATTGACTTCGATCATATAATGTTTCTATTGCATTAATCGGCTTTACTAATTCCTGTTCCTCACTTTGTTCTTTAAATTCATGCATTAACGTTTGAGAATATTGTACAATTTCCCCATTATCATTAACTAATAATAACAGTAATCCGCTTTGATTATAGTTAATCGTCCTACCTTTATATTGTTGAAAAAAAAGAATCGCTTTTTTCTCTTGATTATAGTCCCAGTATTCATATTCGTTGCCATAAAGAACATTATCTCGAACAATTTGAATCAAATCTTCTGGCGTGAAATTTTCTATAAGTTTGATAGGCTTACGGAATGTAGAAAGGACCAAATCTTCATTTACAATACTAATTTCCTGATTGGACAGTTCTGCTTTCATACGTTCACGGTCTTCTGCTGTGTACTTATATCTTTTTGAAGAAATGTAAGCTTCTTTTTCATACTCTGCCGGAATGTTAGATACCATAATTTCATCTGCTGCCAGTTGATCCTGAAAAGTTGTCTCTGCAATAATTTCTAATTCTGTTTGATTTCTTTTTTCCATAAATTGCAGAAGTAAAAATATATCTAAGATTAGGAAGCAAATAATAAATAGTGTTTTAATTTGTCCCCACTGCATTACCGCTTCCTCCTTGCATTTGGATACTGTCGCTAACAAAGGTCAATCTTTGCCATGTCCCATCGTAATTAATAAACCACGATGGTTCTAGAGAAACAATATAAGAAAAGTCAGCTCTCTGCTGCATAAAATAACCTATGGCGATATCATAGATCAATTCAGTTGAATAACGTTCCTGGTTCTGCTCCAGATATTCGATCACACTTTGACCTGATCGTAAGGTTGTTGTTTCACTACTTTCGAAAGTAGTTGCCAATTCAATCATCGGTCGTCTATATTGATAGATTTCTCTGTCTCTCCATGTTTGTTCAATAACGGCTAAATTGTCGTAGTCAAAAACAGGGTATTCTTTTACAAATAAACGATAATTGATTGTATTTGTTGATTCATCTATTGAAAATAGTTTATATTCGTCGGTCCATCCCGCATGATCATTCATAAAATCGATACTTTGAGTAATTAAATCTTCTTTGTTTAATTCTCTGAAATCTGATGTAGGGGGATTAATAAACTCAATATATCGATCATTTTGGGAAACTTCCATACCTCTTGTGCCATCTGTATAATACATTTCTCCATCTGATGATAGACTTTGACGAACTAGTTTGGGATCACTAAACAATACATTTACTAAAGGTTGCACATCCAGCCTATTTGTTGAGTATGTATATTTAGTTAAATCCACTTCTCCATTTGGAAGGTAGATAGGAAAACCTTTCCTGGTTTCGAACAACATGAAATCCATATTGTTCATGGACGCAGAGATGAAGTCATTGATGACATCCATGACATTTGCATTTAAAATTTGGGCTCTTAAACGATTATTACCTGTTTCAGGAACAAAAGAAATATAAATATTCTTTTGATAATCCCCAATGGAAAAAACAATACGGGAAAAAGATCCATTCTTTGGAATATCTCTTCTGTTTTCGACTACAAAAAGGGATTCTATCATGCTATAAGGAATTTCTTCTGGTAAAACAAGCTCCAATCGATCAGCTTGTAACACAATCTCTCTATC is part of the Bacillaceae bacterium S4-13-56 genome and harbors:
- the yycI gene encoding two-component system regulatory protein YycI, which gives rise to MQWGQIKTLFIICFLILDIFLLLQFMEKRNQTELEIIAETTFQDQLAADEIMVSNIPAEYEKEAYISSKRYKYTAEDRERMKAELSNQEISIVNEDLVLSTFRKPIKLIENFTPEDLIQIVRDNVLYGNEYEYWDYNQEKKAILFFQQYKGRTINYNQSGLLLLLVNDNGEIVQYSQTLMHEFKEQSEEQELVKPINAIETLYDRSQLSSGDEITSVQLGYYTFVPLSNGVQVFAPTWIITVNQEKRFFVNAVEGIYISTDEGTFVDNSMTNIIKEIEATTGGE
- the yycH gene encoding two-component system activity regulator YycH, which encodes MRTWENIKTVLLTFLIFMSLLLTLVLWNYQPEYDWLDDGTQYVHETKLDGKELAFKNVLSPLKVVLHQNNQHSSLLSASDQLGFYKKMSEWTLTNWTVLSDREIVLQADRLELVLPEEIPYSMIESLFVVENRRDIPKNGSFSRIVFSIGDYQKNIYISFVPETGNNRLRAQILNANVMDVINDFISASMNNMDFMLFETRKGFPIYLPNGEVDLTKYTYSTNRLDVQPLVNVLFSDPKLVRQSLSSDGEMYYTDGTRGMEVSQNDRYIEFINPPTSDFRELNKEDLITQSIDFMNDHAGWTDEYKLFSIDESTNTINYRLFVKEYPVFDYDNLAVIEQTWRDREIYQYRRPMIELATTFESSETTTLRSGQSVIEYLEQNQERYSTELIYDIAIGYFMQQRADFSYIVSLEPSWFINYDGTWQRLTFVSDSIQMQGGSGNAVGTN